From Paenibacillus sp. PvR098:
ATATCGAATTGTCTGAACAGTGGAGCAATAAATACGGAAGTTTGGCGCTGGTCATCAGCTATTTTTTTCCTGTCATCCGGCATGTGATGCCTTACGTTGTGGGGCTGAATAAAATGTCATTCCGTAGGTATGCCCTTTTTTCTTATACTACCGGTTTGCTATGGACTCTGATTTTTTTCACGGCGGGACGTTTAACAGTGGATCACGCGGCGGAAGTCGGGACAAAAATATATACGTACGGCTTGAATATGCTTTGGGTGCCTGTTATAGCGGGCCTGTTATATTGGGTTGTCCGGTTTATCGTTCGAAAAAAGCGGGGAAGGGTCAAGCAAATGATCGATAAGCAATAACTTGTTTTCATTGATTAAATCTCTTTTTATGGACAGACTATTCAAGAGATGAAACGTATTGTCAACAAAATTTACAGAGTCGCCGCATGCATAATCG
This genomic window contains:
- a CDS encoding DedA family protein, encoding MTYETLIDLIGQYGYAALFFALWLGIVGMPIPDEVIVMTGGAVTAGGLLLTVPAFILTYLGVVSGLSLGYVLGRYIGTPVLDRLKRKKNMNKYIELSEQWSNKYGSLALVISYFFPVIRHVMPYVVGLNKMSFRRYALFSYTTGLLWTLIFFTAGRLTVDHAAEVGTKIYTYGLNMLWVPVIAGLLYWVVRFIVRKKRGRVKQMIDKQ